The sequence below is a genomic window from Gossypium hirsutum isolate 1008001.06 chromosome A11, Gossypium_hirsutum_v2.1, whole genome shotgun sequence.
CTGTACTCTCGAGTACGagacttttactaagttcatcaATATCTAACCTTAACATTTCCATTTCGTATCAATctattctaattaaattaaatcctCAACTTATGtaacaattcatatacaattcaaactatttataaaacattaatataCATTCAGATAATATTTAAGATTCAAAATATCAATATCAATCTCATAATACTACTCAAATTCAttcttaaaatctttaaattttattttacacaattttcctaaacttttacattttatttgatttagtccctaagatTGAAACAAACATAATTTTCACAATTGAACTTTATTTTTCATTCCAATTTCAATTATGTCCTTCAATAACCCTAAAAAAATCCAATTTTATAGAAATTTAATGTCACTTttgaaaatttcacaatttagttcccaaatgcaaaattaacaaaacttactTTATCaaatagtccttaaacattaCATAGCTTCCAAATCTACCATTTTCTATAAAAGAACAtttaagattcatcaatggcaagttTTGAAATCAGAGTTACGAGTTAGctgaacctagttgcaacgatatcaaaaatataaaaattataagaaacaaaTTAGAATCGGCTTACCAAATTTGAATAACAAGCTTCGATGAAAGCTTGGCTTACTCATCCATAGAGAATCGGTAATGAAGgggaaaataaagatgataatgtcttttcccttttttttatgttttataatatttacttaactatttaatttaatttaacattaaaataaaatataatttaacaaataataagcATTGACCATCCCCCCACATTCAAAAGGTGGTAAATTGCCACTTTAGACCTAAACAAACATTAATTATGCATTTTagctaataaaaatcaatagtgattaacttttacgtcttttataatttagttcttttgccttaattaactatacaaacgttaaaatttctagATCAAAATTAAATACACCTAATATAACAACTACGTAAATATTTAGGGGACAACCCATTTGTACTTAACGAGGTCCACttgtaattaactaattatccagaaccacttgactttagggacaaccCACTTgtacttaattaattatccagttaaataaaattatcaaataaaaattcacCATATCATAacacttaactcataaatattaaataataatatttacaaactcactcGTCAAAATTGTGATTCCAAaatcactatttctgacaccactgaaaaacgggttgttaaaAGACTGTTCCTtaaactttctttctttcaatctaGATcagtgaagaagatgaagaaagaatagaaaaatgaGAGAATCACACTGAAAAATAATGTCTCTCCATTAAATACTACTCACGCACTTACTTCACCGATCTCGAATTTAACAGCCAAGTGTACTCATCCATAATAATCATGTCTCCCACTAAGAAACTTTCAAGTTCAAACTTAACAAAACCAGGGTTGAAATCTAGCCTTTCCACAACCAACCCGCCAATTTTTCTTATTTCCTCTAGTATCGCTCAATTTgtaaacttttcaaattaatccccaaggtCATTATTCTAATTAGAACTTAACATTTCAGGGTGAGTAATCGTACATATGCTACCACATCTCTATATACTTATTGTGGAATATTGGCCAATCTTCCTCGAGTCTCCTTCGCAAGTTGATCTTGTGTAGGTCATCGAGCTCTTAGGGGGGCAGCAGAGTATGTTGCGTACACCCGAACTACCGCATCACTCGGTCGGATTTGTACATCTCGATCGTTGCAAAGATTATCACTAACACTTTGACGtgtcaaatgttgaagttggctGAAAATTTAGTCGAGTCGCATTCTTGAATTCTCGAATCCGCATATGGCATCCATACAAATTGCAAAAcaaatttataaactttaacacatgcctaatatttaatatcaaatgttggaataaatattatataactttAAATTTCATAAACTAACCTCCTCTTTGAATTGTTGATCTAAAGATAGTCGGATATCCTCGAGCTCGGTCCTATACCTATGTGTCTCGTGCAattgttccacctattcaaataatatgttttttcaaaattacatatgaaaaaaaataggataatgatattatcaaatgaattttaccatATTACGAGTGGGAATCATAAGGGGGTCCACTCAGGGCCGTAAAAATGGTAGTCGATACCATACCCACGATTTAAGAAGGAGCATGCAACCACTGATTTTAGCTTTTTCTGGTTTCGTCACTCGACACATTTCTCAGTTCAATGTTACCAACTGCTGATCCCCAACTAATTCATCTTGCTTATTTCAAGTCAACTAGTAGTGGTAGCCACCTTAAATGTATCAGATTTCAAGATTTATCTAGCATAAGTAGACCCTCGATCAACCTCAAGATGAATGTGCACGCGAATATTTTTTTTCAACATCACTCGCAGAGGCCTCGATATGTTTGAAGTTGTCCTCCAACCATCCCATCTAGATCTTGCTACCCCTAAACTTGTTCGGCACCTTCCCTAGTAGTTACTTGCATCTTGCACTCCAATCGACACTCACCACTGGCCTCATAACGACTTCCCCATCGACTGGTAGACTGAGTTGTAAACCAACATCCTCGAGTGTACTAGTACACTTACCACagggaagatgaaatgtgtgtatCTCCgatctccatctttccaccaaagcACTAATCAAATTTAGTCCCTCAAGCATAGaagtgagcgttcgatcgaatcaaatcaaatgaaaattttttgagttaatcgagttgacgaatcatatttatcatcctaacttgatttgaatttttcttgaatcgagtcgagtgagatgaatTTTGAACCtaattgaatatatttgttcgagttaaattttaaaaaatgactttgggtcattgtaaccactgtcacccaccTTAATTAAATTTGTCTactgtaatcaaatttgttattaactttcgtctcctcataatttatttattaatcttttatatacgagtTAGCTTTTTTacttgcttagttgcttcaattatcttttgattcttgtcactatgtattttgaaattaaaaaagatattaaatgtaaaaaatatgatttttttaataaaatttatcttaaagataaaatgtgaaattgataccaacataaaattttaacacaaatatttatggaatcattaataattcaattttaacaaaaattataaagattccatatgattaaacaattcaataatataaatagtacaaaatatgaaatttaattaataatataaagagtatatataaataaaattagtattatttAGGTTTAgatatttttttggataattttgatttttgatttgggGGTAAATGGTAAAAAGTAAAAGCTtaaagaggaaaataaaaagttttgaggatttgcaggagtaaaattttgggggaaagatattaaaaaaaaatggggggaaaatgggtttggggtagacccaaggagtaaaagttttagagaaaaaataaaaaggtttaggagtttggggtaaaaatataaaatattatagtttggtattcgatttattcgaatttgaaaacttAACTTGATTCgaacttgaaatttgaaaaaaaaattgagctgACTCGAGTAACTTGATtcatttaactcgaaatttaaatttttttcaagtcAAATCGAGCTTTGCTCACCCTTACCCGAGTATGCGAGCCACGTATAGAGGTGTTCATAGGTCATGCCacctaagcatgatattaacatattttatgcttACCTAAGCCTAACTCGACccaaaatttgggcctaaaattttgtctaaacccaccctatatttgcaaaagactaagCCAAGCTCATGTTAGgcccgcccatattatttttaattttttaaaaatatttatattgttttattttaataattaataattttatacattttctatttattaaaattttttatatagttatcttaacttttttttttaatttacattagagtagcattatatatttatttaatgtttctaaattacataatatataaaaataacataatatgaattgttacaaatttaaaatagatttaGAAATGTTCAAACTCAAGTTCAACTTATATTTTAAATGGgcttaattttttgtttattgcTCAAACCCTCTCAAATTTCGAACAAACCTTATGCCCAAACCCTGCATTTCTGACGGCCCAAACCCTGCATTTCTGACGCATGATATGAATGACAACCAATGCATTTACACTTAAATGCATTTACACATGTACatctttttgaaatttataattgaacgTCTGTTCGTTTAAGTTttttgaaaagaattaaaaaagaaagaaagaaaaggactGTTGTAGATATTCGGAGAAAGTTTGTTACCTTGAAAACACGTCTGACAAATATAAAAAAGCAACctattttacataaatattaaaatttcagcatGTTTAATCAATTTACCCCTACATCTACCTCGCAAATTCTTAATAAATACCTCCAAGACAAACTGTCTTTCAGGATATCAGCTCATTTCCGTTCTTGCATAGTGCTGCTATATCCTCACCCAAAACCACAATGGAACAGGTCCCCATGTTTTTAACCAGGTTAAATACCCTTTGGAGTTCATGGATAATGTTCACAAAGTACCATAAGGAATCAGTTGTGGACTTCACCGGTCTCTTTAACTATATTTTCTGCTCCTTTTAAGGCTTGGTAGCCTACATAGTTTTACTCTCGACGAGAaacgaaaaaaaaatttctaggaTTTTCAGCAAAAAACATATTACGCAAGCAGCTTTGGGGGAACCCCAGACCTTAAAAACTCCCAAGCCGAACAGAATGCGTAGCAGCATGTTAGAGGTCAAACCTTGCTATTGTAtgtatattatatcatatataatatattccaTATGATCATTACTCCTTTTTCATTCACCTTTTGTTAAATGAAAAACGAATTGTAAGCTGAATGCAAATGAGAAATCAGAAGTTCGAGAACATCTCCTTTTAAGTATATTCTTAAAAGATACAACAGTCTTCATTGCTGCAAGTTATTTAATTAACGCTTATATAACTAGTAGGAAATAGCCGACCAAAGGCAGCTAATCAAGGGTTGTGGTGACCAGGGAGCTTCTCCTTGATCTTGTCCATCACTCCTTTCTTCTCGTGGTGCTGCTGGTGATACGTAGGCCCCTGCCCTGGGGTTGTAGTTGAGGTGGCCTGAGATTGATGCTCTTTGTTACCTGGTATCTTCTCCTTTAGCCTCTCTTTCAGtcccttcttcttcttccccgTTCCTTCGTCTTCCGAAGACTGCATGGTGCATGCAATGCATTAAAATCTTTTATTTCGTTATTTATTAAAAGTTGCTACACATGATATCATCGATTTATTTGACTTACTGAGCTCGAGCTAGAGGAACTTCCAGTACGATGGAGTCCATGATGGCCTCCGTGATGATGTCCACCGATCCCCAGAATTCCACGGCCAGTCTCCTGAGTCGGGATTGGGTTGCCGTACTCGTCTGTCCGGCGAGTTGGGTTGCCATATGCGTCAGTTTGCGTAACTTCGGGAGCAGAATATTGATTCTGAAAGTGTGCCatgattttttcttttcaagtttgaTTATAAAACCTAAGACGAGAACAATGACAACtgcttgaaaaagaaaagagttctCTCGGTGGAAAGGTGATATGGGTGAAGTAGAGTTTTATAGGAGAGAAAATATAAAGTGTAGTAGCAAGTCGCCATGCCACCAAGTGTTTATGCGATTGCCACGTTAATGTTGGAAGCTAAGTGTCACGAAATAGCTAAAGACAAGTGTTGAAGATGTTGGCTTGCATTTAGATAAGACCCCACATTTATACACATTCTACGCACTTAGACTTTGTAAAAcgagtttttcttttttaaccaaaatttatcttttaaaattctttatATCCTATTCTAAAAGTTTaagatatttatattatatatttaagttTAATCAAACAGCAAttctattataaatttttttaaaaaaattgtatattttttttaaaataatgaatatttatatttttcaataattttataattttattaaactataaattttaaaataataattaagttaagAGATTTAAAATCCTTGGGACATGGGTTTCATCCCGTCTGtattgattttgtatttttttttatttttttttctttcaacaacAACATGAGTTAAGGGCAGGCACGTCCAccgttaaattaaaatataaaatttttcatttaagttttttaatttttttaaaagtttaaattagtaaaaataaaattatattttaatctcctaaaaaatataaaattttgatttaatcttttaaaaattataaaaatctaaactattaaaatgataaaattatattttattattataaaaattataatttaatttcgtacTCCTTAACAAAAATTTCTGATTTCATCTGTATACGTTTCTTATACATTTTTCTAGTTTGTCTTTTTCAAATTCCTAACTAAATCTATTCACTAAATTTGTTTACACTCAATCTATAACAGCATTCAATTGTGCTCATTAAAATAGGTcatgacaaaaa
It includes:
- the LOC107896656 gene encoding LOW QUALITY PROTEIN: late embryogenesis abundant protein D-11 (The sequence of the model RefSeq protein was modified relative to this genomic sequence to represent the inferred CDS: deleted 2 bases in 1 codon), with the protein product MAHFQNQYSAPEVTQTDAYGNPTRRTDEYGNPIPTQETGRGILGIGGHHHGGHHGLHRTGSSSSSSSSSEDEGTGKKKKGLKERLKEKIPGNKEHQSQATSTTTPGQGPTYHQQHREERSDGQDQGEAPWSPQPLISCLWSAISY